CCATCCGCTCGGGCGGCACGATGGTGATGGCAGCGCCGAAAGTGACGGCCCGGCCCCAGGTGGCCCTGCGCGTGGTGCGGGCCGACGGTGGCCCCGAGTCCGTGGTGCGGATGACCCGGGACACCCTCACCTGCGGCCCCCAGGGGGACCTGGTGCTGATGGACGACCCCTTCATCATGCCCGTCCAGGCCCGCTTCTTCTTCTCGGGGGCCCGGCTGGCGGTGGAGGACGTGGGAGGGGCCAACGGCGTCTTCGTGCGCCTGCGCCAGGACAAGGAGCTGCCGGTGGGTGGCGAGCTGCGCCTGGGTCGGCAGCGGCTGGTGCTCGAGCCCATTCCCGCGGCGGCGGTGGGTCCGGGTGGCGCCCACATCTGGGGCTCTCCTGACCCGGGCTACCGGCTGCGGCTGGTGCAGATACTGGAGGGAGGCGTGCGAGGGGCGGCCTTCCCGCTCAAGGAGGGGGACAACCACCTGGGGCGCGAGCAGGGGGACATCGCGTTCCCGACGGACGGCTTCGTGTCGGGGCGCCACGCGCTGCTGCATGTGAAGCAGGACCGGCTGCGGGTGCGGGACGTGGGTTCGTCCAACGGCACCTTCATCCGGCTGACCGGCCCCGTGTTCGTGGAGAACGGGGACCACTTCCTCATCGGCCGCCAGCTGCTCCGGGTGGAGATCCAACTGGCGGCCTGAGAGAGGCAGGTGGTCTTCACGCGGGCCCGTGCGCGAGGTCCACCTGCCCTGTTCCCACGGCATCAGCCGTAGGACTTCTCCTTCTTCTCCTGCTCCTCCTTGCAGCGGATGCACAGCGTGGTGACCGGCCGCGCCTCCAGCCGCTTGGGGGAGATCTCCTCCTCGCACCGCTCGCAGATACCGAAGGTGCCGTCCTCGATGCGGGCCAGGGCCCGATCGATCTTCTGCATCAAGAACTTCTCCCGGTCGCGCAGGCGGAACGCCATGGACTGGGCATACTCGGAAGAGGCCTGGTCGATCTCGTCGGGGAGATCATCGGTGTCGAAGCTGGCTTCCTCCACCAACGTCTTCTTGGCGCTCTCCAGCAGGCTCGTCTTGCTGTCCTCGAGCATCTTCTTGTAACGCTTGAGATCTTTCTGGTTCACAGCCTTAGGCTCCCGTCTGCGGGGAAATGGGCCCGGTACTCCGGAAAAAAAGGCCGGAAAGCTTTATTCACCTGCGGTCTGATGTCAAGGAGACCTGACCTACCTATAACAGGGGGCGAGGTCGTACCCATGAGCGAAGCCTCGAAATTCGATCGGGAGTTCCTGCGAGCCGCCCTCTCGCTTGCTGGAAAGGGGGACGTGGACCACTTCCTCTACATCAGCGATGCGCCCATTCCCCCCGAGGACCTGAGACGGCAGCAGGCCAGGCGCAAGCTCGTCTACGCGGTGACCTCGGACAACATCGCGCAGGATCTGCTCTCCAAGAAGCAGAAGGCGCTGGTGATTCCGGCCTACGACTACTCGCGCACCGAGCGGGTGAAGGTGGCGCTGGTGTCGGCGCTGTCACAGGGGGCGTTCAAGGAGGGGGACCTGGTGCTGGCGATGACGGGCAAGCTGGGGCGGGCCCCGGACACGCTGATGCAGATGCGCATCGGGGGCTCACTGGACGACCGGCTGACGATCGAGGGCGTGAAGCTGGGGGACGAGTTCAACTCGCAGGTGGTGGACGCGCTCATCCAGCTGGCGCTGCAGGTGGGCCAGGAGGGCTTCGAGGGCCACCCGATCGGGACGATCATCACGATCGGCGACCACACGAGCGTGATGGAGAAGAGCCGGCAGATGACGATCAACCCGTTCCAGGGTCTGTCGGAGGCCGAGCGCAACGTGCTGGACCCGAAGATCCGCGAGGCGATCAAGAACTTCTCGGTGCTGGACGGGGCGTTCGTCATCCGGGAGGACGGAGTGGTGCTGGCGGCGGGCCGCTACCTGTCGGCGTCGGATGACGCGGTGAAGATTCCGCTGGGGCTGGGGGCGAGGCACGCGGCGGCGGCGAGCATCACGTCGATGACGAAGAGCATCGCGCTGGTGGTGAGCCAGACGTCGGGAGCGGTGAGGCTCTTCAAGGGCGGCAACATCGTGCTGGAGCTGCACCAGACCGCGCGCCGCACGTAGCCCCACACCCCTCTCCCCCTGGGAGAGGGACGGGGTGAGGGTATCCGGCTCCCGGGTTCCCCCGTGGCGCAACACGGCGTCACGGGTGCCCCACACAGCCTACGCCGCGTCCACGGTAGCGAAGCGGGTCAGGTGGAAATCAGCGTCACCGAAGGTACGGTCGATGGTGGTCAAGCGCTTGAAGTAGTGGCCAGCGCTGTACTCCAGGGTGGTGCCGATACCGCCGTGCAGCTGAATCGCCTGTTGGCCGATGAAGCGGCCGGACCGGCCGATCTGGACCTTGGCCGCGGAGATCGCCTTGGTGCGCGCCTGGGCATCGGCGCTGTCCGCGCGATCGGCGGCGAGGATCGCCATGGATCTTGCCTGCTCGTGGGCAATGAACATGTCGACCATGTGGTGCTGCAGCACCTGGAAGCTGCCAATCGGCACGCCGAACTGGATGCGCGTCTTCAGGTAGTCGAGCGTCAGCTCGTTGAGCGCCTGCATGTTGCCCACTGCCTCCGCGCACAAGGCGGCGATGCCGCGATCGATCGCCTGCTGGATGAAGGGAAACGCACCGCCCTCCCCTCCCAGCAAGGCCGAGTGCGGCACCCGTACGCCCTCGAGCGCGACCTCGGCGGCGCGGGTGCCATCGACATTGGGATAGCCGCGAATCCGCAGGCCCGGCGCACCGCGCTCGACCAGGAACAGCGACAACCCGTCCCGGTCGTCCGCCTTGCCCGCCGTGCGCGCCGAGACGAGCAGGAGGTCGGCGCAGTCGCCCCCGAGCACGACCGCCTTGGCTCCATTCAGCGTGTAGCCCTCGGCGTCGCGTCTCGCCGTGGTCGCCACGTGGGTGAGCGAATAGCGCGACCTGGGCTCACCGTGGGCGAAGGCCAGGAACAGCGCGCCCTCGGCCACGCGAGGCAGCACGCTGGATTTCTGCGCCTCGCTGCCCGCGGCGCGGATGAGTCCAGCGCCCAGGACGACCGTGGGGAGGAAGGGCTCCACCACCATGCCGCGGCCGAACGCCTCCAGCACGATGGCGAGGTCCTGGAAGGTGC
This is a stretch of genomic DNA from Archangium violaceum. It encodes these proteins:
- a CDS encoding FHA domain-containing protein; translated protein: MVYCPRCDAENPDSASTCHACGSPIRSGGTMVMAAPKVTARPQVALRVVRADGGPESVVRMTRDTLTCGPQGDLVLMDDPFIMPVQARFFFSGARLAVEDVGGANGVFVRLRQDKELPVGGELRLGRQRLVLEPIPAAAVGPGGAHIWGSPDPGYRLRLVQILEGGVRGAAFPLKEGDNHLGREQGDIAFPTDGFVSGRHALLHVKQDRLRVRDVGSSNGTFIRLTGPVFVENGDHFLIGRQLLRVEIQLAA
- a CDS encoding TraR/DksA family transcriptional regulator: MNQKDLKRYKKMLEDSKTSLLESAKKTLVEEASFDTDDLPDEIDQASSEYAQSMAFRLRDREKFLMQKIDRALARIEDGTFGICERCEEEISPKRLEARPVTTLCIRCKEEQEKKEKSYG
- a CDS encoding DNA integrity scanning protein DisA nucleotide-binding domain protein; the encoded protein is MSEASKFDREFLRAALSLAGKGDVDHFLYISDAPIPPEDLRRQQARRKLVYAVTSDNIAQDLLSKKQKALVIPAYDYSRTERVKVALVSALSQGAFKEGDLVLAMTGKLGRAPDTLMQMRIGGSLDDRLTIEGVKLGDEFNSQVVDALIQLALQVGQEGFEGHPIGTIITIGDHTSVMEKSRQMTINPFQGLSEAERNVLDPKIREAIKNFSVLDGAFVIREDGVVLAAGRYLSASDDAVKIPLGLGARHAAAASITSMTKSIALVVSQTSGAVRLFKGGNIVLELHQTARRT
- a CDS encoding acyl-CoA dehydrogenase family protein translates to MDFSLTDTQRMLRDTAVRLIRERYGFESRAKILASAEGFSRELWATFAEMGLLGVELPEQHGGIGGTFQDLAIVLEAFGRGMVVEPFLPTVVLGAGLIRAAGSEAQKSSVLPRVAEGALFLAFAHGEPRSRYSLTHVATTARRDAEGYTLNGAKAVVLGGDCADLLLVSARTAGKADDRDGLSLFLVERGAPGLRIRGYPNVDGTRAAEVALEGVRVPHSALLGGEGGAFPFIQQAIDRGIAALCAEAVGNMQALNELTLDYLKTRIQFGVPIGSFQVLQHHMVDMFIAHEQARSMAILAADRADSADAQARTKAISAAKVQIGRSGRFIGQQAIQLHGGIGTTLEYSAGHYFKRLTTIDRTFGDADFHLTRFATVDAA